From the Colletotrichum lupini chromosome 1, complete sequence genome, the window CTCGTCTAGGGATCTGCGCTGTTTCTCGACGATCCCCACGCATTCAACGATATCAGCCAGCTGTATTTGCTCATGACCCGATAGCTGTTGGAGGCCAACTTCGGTAAGACGACCATTGATGGCAAGTGCGGTGTCTTCGCTGAAAGGCTCTTCTGAGTCGTCTGTTTCGTCAGCAGATACTTGTAGGCTGAAGTGAGACCCTACTTGGGGCTCTGATGCTTGCGTCGGTGAGGCCTGGTGACCGAGTTAGCCTCTGCTCCACCTTTGGTTCAAGTGACGGTTAACGTAATAACCAAATGCCTTACCCCGGGTGAGTAAAAAACCGCTGGTTCGAGTCCCAGGTAGTCATCGATAGTCTCACCTGCAATGAGGAACTTGAGAGTCTTGTGCAGTGACATCAGAATCGTTCGGACTATAGTGCTCTTCCCTGCAAGGATACATTGGCTCAGGAACTGAGGGTGGAAAACCGGCAGAGGGCCATTAAACCTCTGAACAGCGTCAAAAAGGTCCCAGACGCCGTTCTTCCTGTGCGGTAGTTGCAGGCTGTTGATCAAGGAGCCGGAGAGGTCGTACTCCCTCCCGTGAACGAACATCTGATTACCTGACCCGATGACGAGATGTCCATCGCCTAGCCAGGTTGAATCTCCTATTGGGTGAGGAGTGAATTCGCGAATGCTGATCTCCCGGACTGCGGCCCAGGCCGGTCCCTTATTCAAGTAGTCAAACCGCATCTGGCTGAGCAGAACTACTTTCGCCTGGAAGCCAACGGCGAGGATAGATTGTGAATCAGGCGTCGAAGTCCAGTCGAGGTCTTGTATCGTATTGTGTCTTCCATAGTCCCGTGTAAACTCAAGTCGAGCACCACCGATGTCCCAAATAAACAGCTGAGATCTTGCGGAATCCACGATTGCAGCCTTCTTCAGAGTACTGCCACTGACGAGAGCCGGTTCAACAAGGCCCGTCTCTGCTGAGGAGGTTGAGAGCCATCCGACGCTTTTCCCCGTATTGCCGACTCTCGCTGTCCAAAAGTCTACCCGTCCTGCGTGAGTGTACGACACTGCAATGTCTCTGGCAAATACATCGAGAAAGCCAGATGTGGCGGGCGAAGATCCTGCTGGGTCGACAGGGAGCATATAGGCGATCCCCTCGGCGTCTTTCAGTTTGAATCTGCAAAACTCGCTGATCGAAGTCTCCTCTTGGCCATTGGCATATGCATTGGCACCTTGACTGGAGTATCGAGGTAACTTAACTTCCCAAACAAGCCCTTCCTCTTCGGATGTGACAGTTGCAATGTGAGCAACGGCATACTCCTCAACTCGATGTCGAGGCAAAATCAATAAGCACAAGGGCTTTCCTGAGATGTCGTACGACTGACTCGCGAGCAATATGGCTTTCTGATGCCGGCAGTCCCATAGCGATATTTTCCCGTGCTCTAGGAATATGACAAAACGGCCTTTGCGCAAAACACATATCCGATGAATATGAGCGTTTCCCTGGATGACACTCTGGCGCGACAAGCTGGTCTGACTGGTTTCGGAATGCGTCCAGACAATGCTTTCGCCTTCCTCGGTTCTAGAAACAACAGCGCGACCGCTGAAATTGCGAACCATTTTTTGGATAGGCGATGAATGGCCGGCCCAGATACAGCGCCGAGCAAGACGGCTCGACTTGTTCCTTCCGCTTAGAAACTCTGCTAAGTCGGCGTCGTATACTTGGATCTGGCCGTCAAAGTCATGAATAAGCACATGTAGTCGCCCAGTGGCTCGGTCGCAATAGCTTTGTATGCTGACGTACTGGTCAGACCTAAAATCAAGAGTGTGTGACTTGAAGCCTGTCACTCTGATGGCATCGTGGGACTTTCTCGCCTTGGAGCCCACGTCCTCAAAAGCAAATACCATCATATTTCCAATAGCGTCAGAGGCAACACATAGCTCAGCGCTGTTATTGGCCAGAGAAATGAGGCGTTCGAGAGCAGCATCGCGCGGTATATCCTTCACGGAACACCGCTGAACGGCCAGCTCTGTAGCAGCAGACACCTCTCTTCCATCGATAACGAAAGTGACCAGCGGCGCTGTAGGGTATGCGGAACCAAGTCCAAGGTCTCGAAAGGACGAAGCCAAGTCGACGGACCCCCAAAGGTTCATGTGTCGAAGGGCATGCGTATCAGTGCCAGTCCATACTCGGACAACATTATCGGCGCATGTTGTGAAGAGAACGTTCTCTACAGTTTGATCGGTATGTAGCGGTTTTCGCCAACGTAGGCTCGTGACTAGGTCTGGGTGGCGTAGGTAGGTCAGGTCGAAGCGCACATCTTCAGCACCATATGTCAAGCGGCGCCAGACTTTGACGAGACAATCATGCGCGCCTACGCATGCTATGTATGCCGAATCGTATGATATCTCTGCTAGTTTCACAGAATTCGGAAGGTGTTTAGTCCATAACAGTTCCGGCTCGTCGGCGGTTGAGTACAAGTATAAGGCGGAATGGGCAACCAGGAGTTCCTCGTTGCCGCCCCAGCTTAGAGAGATCCCCTTGGTGGCATGTTGGTAGTCATGAATTGGGCACGATGATTGTAGACCCCACTGATACGCGGGAGTGTCGTCAGCGTTTGCTCGCAAGGCAGTACAGGCGACAGGTGCGGAAGGGGTGACGGAATGGGAGATGGAACCCGAGGGCGAAGACTACGTCGTTTGGGTAAGGAGGACGAACTCACCTTTAGCGCATTTTCGGACTGGCCAAAAGGTCTATAGACTCTAATGACGGATTCGGTGCAAGTCGCAATCTTGCCCGAGGATTCATCGAAGGCTGCGGCCTGCAGATGGCTTGGATCGTCATCGTATATTGTCTGAATGATTGTGTCGGCATCGCCAAGGATCGTAAACGCGCTGCCGGTTATGTAGACCTGGGGGCGACCAGAAGTTAGCACTATGGTAGCGATAATGATAGAAGGTCATCCAAGCATGATCGAGTGGCTCACATTGAAGTGCCTCGAGTCCCAAAAGCCCGTCGCGAGAGCTTGAAGCCCAGACCTTGGCCTACCTGGGAGGACTGCTCTCATCCTACTAGCAAGAAAGCCACAGCAGCATTGCTTAGGCGGACGTGATGCCGGGTCTGCTTGGTCGATAGTTGTCGAGTATTGCGGGTTGGGCTTCAGTCAAAGTCTGAGACGTGGTAGGTCTTTCCAGAGGCTCCTCGTCTGGTTTGGGGTGATAATTGAGCTCTGTCATAGACCGAGTTCGGTCAATGCAAGTGTTGTGAGGAGCTTAAACTTGGACCATGTCATGGCAAGGTTCCCAAGCCACACGAGGGTAACGTATCCGTACTAATACCGTAGATATGCGCATTGCGCACTGCAGTGGATGGTCAACCCAGGGGTGTGGGGTCGGTCGGTACCTTATGTCCCCAACTTGGTGACAAAGACCCGGACATGATGGTTTGCCGCTCAGTACGGTACCTCAGCTCTCTccatcttttttatactactaccACCGCTTGTTATTTTGGTTTGTTTTAAACATCCCTTTAGAAGATACGTTTGTAAGGGCGCGGATATGCATTCATGGGCACGTGTTATAGAAGGAGGCCACTTTAGCTTTGACCGGCATCTTGTTTTGTCACCCAGTTGGTCCCTTTGCATCTGTACCCGTACTCCTTGAGGTATTATCATGTAGGTAGGTAGCAAGGTGCCTTGAGGTGAGCCTGCGGCCTGCCTGACTGAATATCGCATCTTACCTTGGGCTGATGTTGCGCATTTGTCCCACAAAGGTACTAGGAAAACAAACACTGATTTCTAGCCCATGCCGAAAGTCTTCGTTTGTGATACAAAACTGCCCCGTCTGGGTATACTAGGTAAAGGTTTCCAAACACATGAATGATATCCACATGACCATAGCATTTCGCCTGTTCTCATCAAGGGTCTCCGCCCATGTCTCATCAACCACCTCTGCCAATATCCGCTGTATTCTCCCTGGCTGCTCGCCGTGTCCCGGCCACAGAGAGCCTTTGCGCCTGTGCGAAGGAAAGGCTGCTCATCTGGCCAGTCGCAGCTGTAGGCACGCTTCGGTTGTATCGTTCTCGGAGCTCTCGTTCAAATGGCGTTGGAAGGGGAGCAAAAGGTGTCATGGACGGAAGCCTCACAGAAGACGCCATACCCGTCCACCGGGTCGGCGTATTCGCCACAACTCCATCAGTATCTGGTCCAGACCCGGTTCCGTCGTGATCATCGTCGTCAGCCGTTGGCTCCACTTCTTGTATCCTGGAACCGCGAAAACTTGGTCCGCTGTGCCGTTCGTGAACTGCTCTCGAGAGTGGCAGTGAGGTGCGACTGGCCACGAAGCCAGCTCCTCTTCTTGAGCTGCCGAGACTAGCTCTCAGTGTTGCTGACTGGTAAGATGTGCTCAGATTCCTTTCTCCCTTCCAATGCAGCAGAAGTCGTCGTACAGCCTTCTTGCTGTTCCTTTCCTTAACATCTAGTGCCACGTATTCTCGGCTTTTCAATTGCAGCAAAGATGATTGCCACTGACTCCACCAACGTGACTTCAGGTTCACCGACCAAGCCTGTTTGACGCGGTCCTCTTTGACGGCGAGATCTTGGGACATTCCATTCCATTCGTCCACCCATGCAGCAGTCAAAAGCTTACTCGTCCCCCCGTCGCGACTGCTCTCTTCTCGCCACAATTTCAGCATATGAATGAGACGACCATGTTCCACTACAATGTGGTGCTGATCCGTTTTCCAGCCCAAGTTCACGTGAGCACGAGTAGCTGTCTTCCACAAATCAAGATAGCCTTTGGTGAAGGTAGCTTTGACGTGCTGTCTGCATCGGGCATAGGACTTTCGAGTCCCTGACCTCCAAGCTGATCTAGATCGCCATGTCTTGAGTGCATGCGTGACACTAATGTAGAAACAACCGCGCTGCACCCACTTCTGGAGGTTTCTTTTTTCATCGACGTCGATATGCCACATTTCCAATGCCTTATGTGCCCCTCGATGCGACGCAAACCGACGCGTTCTCGTGCTCGTCTTGGCGACTACTGAAGCTTGTCGTTGCCAATTGCAAAGAACTTTGGTCTTCAGCAGACGATCTGATATGGCCATGAGGGATGTCACGCCTCGCCGCGGTCTAGGCAAGGCCATGCCGGACACAGAATCCACAGCAATCCCGCGGCTGAGGGCGTTGATCTGGCCGAATATCGGTGGGGCCATGCACGCGCTTTGCCACCTCGACAAGCAGCTGCGAACGAGCTTGATTTCCAGCTTGGACTTGAAGACCTCTACCCTTGAGTCAAGATGCCACTGGTGTAAAGGGCCCTGAACGATATGGTATCTGCGAAATGCAGCAACGTCTCTCAGATGAGACGCTGCTTGGTGGGACCATGTCCTCAAGACCCGAAACCTTCCATGTTCTTCGTACAGATTCTCCATGTGCGACCTAAGCCCCTGTAAACTTGAGCAAGCCGAATGCCATTGTTGCAGATGAATGGACACAGTGCGCGGCGGAAAACGAGGTTCCATTGGACTTAGGCAGGAGGTTGACCATTGTCTGAGGGCATTCTGGGCCATATTCCGTTGGGCATGGGCTAAGCTTGCATCTTCTGTGTCCAAGTCTTCCCCAGCGCGCCTGAGCCATGAGGCCATAAGACGAGAAGTGAACACACGACGACCCCGGATCCTAGTTTCGGCCGTGACCAGCTCCCACGGGTCGAAGTGACGCATCCGCAAAATATGCCTCCTTGCTACGGCCATTCGTTCGAGCTTGTCAAGAGCGTGTTGTTTCCAGTGTGACAATCCTCTTAGGAGCAGTAAGTACCCCTTTACTTTGGTCGATTTCCACTCCAGTACCGCATATCTTGCTTCGTCATCAGGCCCTCCGTTGATTTCATCGTGAATCACTGGCTTTGCTTCATCACCCTCGATCCCGCCTGCAGGGGGTTCTTCGACAGGTTGCTTCCTTTTGGTTGCTTGATGAGTGGCAATCTCCTGGACCGTAGATTCATGTACAGGAGGCGCGTGTACTGAAGGCTTTTGAGTACTGAGCTCATGTTCACGAGAACCCCGTGTCTCAGTAACATGCACAACATGGTCTTCCATGACCTCAGAAGCCCGCGGTCCATTTCGAACTGGTTCTGGGGCAGTAGCACCGACGCCGGTGCCGGCGCTGATGCTGGTGGTATCAGGCGGAAGCAGCCAATTCACCGTTCTTATGGGCTTTGTCCTTATTGGTAGAGCGGCCGTCTCGTTCTCATTTGCGGGGTGGATATAAGGCGCCTCAATGGGCTGAACTGTGGTGTCGCTGGCGCCACGTTGCACACTGGTGCCAGATCCTGATTGCCGGCTTTGACGACTTTGTTCTGTGTTTCCAGCCGTCGAGGGGGTATAGCTTTGGGGTGCCGGTTTATTATGGTTGATAGACTTCAGATCCAAGTGATTCGATACCAAGCCAACGCGCGTCAGCCTTGGGGGAGATGCAGCATAGCCCAAGTGATGTGATGCTTGCGCCTGCGAAGATAGCAGAGTCGCGTATGGTTCTCGGGGTGCAAGCTCGACCTCTTGAGAGGACTCGTCTCCGGACGTGATAGAGTCTCGATCGGTGTTTGTAAGCGCAGGCTGCGGCGTAGCAGCCTCCACATATCCGGCTCCGGCTCCGTCTTCATCttcgttgtcgtcgtcgccgtTGTTTGATAATGCCCTGGACCCTTCGCTTCCGAACTCAAGGCCGATGCCCATCCTTGACAAAACGGCGTCAAGTTTCTCCTGGAGTGACCCTTCGCCGCGTTCACCGCCAACGCGGAATACGAGGCGCGAGATATGGTTTTCTTCCTCCGGGTCGATGCCGAAGAGTGGGAGCACGGCATCATAAGCCTGGAATAAGGCGTTTGTTGCCAATCGCTCGCCCTCGGGAAGGAGTTCGAGATTCTCCTGGGCTGCCGTGACGACACGGTGTAGGATGGCGATTTCTGGGAGTAGTTATCAGACGGAGTGCGCTTTGCAGTCGAAAGCATGGTAGGTGTAGGTAATGATGCCGTGAAAGTGCACTTTGAGCTGTACTTACCATGATCGCTGTAATAGGAATCCGAGCCATGGACAGACACAAAGCTAGATATGCCGTCACGGGGGGCCAGCACTGGGCGATGCGGCAGCGACGGCATGTGAACTGGCGCCAGGCTGGGAGCATAATAGAATGGCCGTAGAAGAGTTTGCGGCGGTGTTGGTGGTAGTAGTATTGATGATGATGGTAGTCACGGTAGCCGAGGACGATTGTAACTTGCCTTGGTAATGCTAAGGAGCCAGATTTGAATTCGGTGATGGTGTATAGTCGGGGAAGGATGCTGAATACATTTGACCGCGACAAAATGTACTGCTGGCAGCTGATATGACAAGAGGCTTAAGGAGCTTCACGTTTTGCAGCGACGATTGCTCATGTAACGGGTGTTGAGTCGCGTCGCAAGAGTCGCAAATCGGAATGATGGCGATAAGCTGGTCGCGGCGCTGCCATGTCCACCGCGCACCGCAGGTTAGGCGCGTGGGAGGCTAACGAGGTCGCAATTGGCTAGCGAAGGGCGACGATAGATGATGTCCAAAAGCGAGGTTGACGGGAACAAGGCCGGATGCCACAATGGGCAGGTCAAGTATATTGTGATGAGTTAGCTGCTTCTCTCCAGTTGCAGCGGCCTTGTCCAGACAGACACACAGATATGTTTGCAGGTATCAGCAGGTGGTCAATCCATAGCTGCTCCCAACCCCGTCTTTATTTTCTCTTCctattcttttctttcttcTCGTCTGTTTATTTCGCGTCCTATGGCGGAGCACCAAGGTAGCCGCTGTGGGGACGTTGCTGTTGGCTGGGCTGCAATCCAGTTGATCCTGGTGTCGCGACGCATTGCTGATAGGCCAGTCTGCTCAAAATGGGTGCTACCAAAGCCTACATACTGTATAGATACCTAGAGCCTCTCTGGAGCTTGTGCCCTGTGTTGCAACGGGCTGTCCCCTGCCACACCAAGGTACCTTGAGGTAGGTACCTGACTAGCCTGCCTTGCGTACCTAGGGTATTTCAGGTGCCTTTTGTAGGTCCCTcgaggtagctaaaaggaAATCATATATATAACCGAGTCTTAGACTTGGCTACATATACTTCTAATTCAATACGGGCTCATCCAATTACACTAAGATAGTCGCATTGCTCCAAAGGAGGCAACTGAGGTAAGGCACTGcgattcctaggcttactgTAGGTACCTAATACACCCGTTGCCTATGTACCTCTCACCTTACCCTAAAGGCAAGATCTCGGCGACGTCTTTGATGCGTTCCAAGGTAAGGCAGATTTAGCCACCCGTACCCTCGTGTTGTGACGACGAAACTCCATCAATTGCGCGACAATCATATCTCGCACTCTGCTTCTACCCCCTTCCACCCGAGGTTCATCTCAAGCCGCTACCATGGTTCGCACACGGCCCATCCAGAAGTTTGCAGCCGCAGTCGGCCAATGTTCAACAGAGGTCAGTCCTCCTGTCGTGGCTCCTGGTCCAGCCATAGCTACCCACCTTTCGGTTCGAACACGTACTGACCAAGATGTAGACCTCCATGTACGGCAAGTGCATCGTTGCCGACTACAACTCTGTCCACAAGGACAAATGTTTGAAGGAGTTTCTCAGACTGAAGGATTGCTATCTTGTATTTCTCACCACCATGCCCCTTTCCACCTCTGTCTCTCCCGAGTTTACCATGTCGCTAACACTGGATCATTCAATCACAAAAGATTGCTGCCCGCAAAGCAAGATAATGATGGTAGAAGCACAATAGACCAGTCTCTGAAACTTTGAACGTTGTTGCGGTCAACTCAGTCTTTTCTTTGGGCCTCTTAAGCCTTCATCATTTTCAACTACTCATGTTCCAGTGATCTAAGCTACCGTAAGGTTGTACTCACTGCATATCTCACATCTAAAGCTCGAGCAGGCGGAGTAAGAATGTCGCATGCTGCACTTCTTGCTCCTCTTCCGCGATGATTCCCTTCTGCTTTTCGTTCGGTACCTCGCCTTCCACCGTAGTGACTTCGTGCTTATCCACCGGTCTGCGGAGCGCCTTCTCAATGACTCTGGTCTGCGAGACAAACACCTCTTCGAGGCCAATATTGTCAGGGTCGCTGATAACCTTGTATTCCATCTTGATGTCATCCGTCGGCTGCAGCTTGGCCTTCTTTCTGAGACGCTGTACGCGATTGATGATCTCTCTTGCGAGACCCTCGTGGGCCAGTTCCACGTGAAGCTCAGCGTCCAAAATGGTGAGCACGTCATTGTCCGAGTTCGTCTCCAGATTCTTCGAGGACTCGTCTTCCTTCAAACCTCGTCTCACAACGAGATCACCTTCCTCCAACTTAATTCCATCGACGAGAATCACCTTCTTCTCCGAGTACTCCTTAACAGCGTCGCTGCCGAGTGTTGGGAGCGCCTTCTTGACCCGGGCCATGTCCTTCTTGAGCTTCTTACCTAGCACGGGCCAGTCGGCAGTAACGCTATACTGGACGTTGTACTTGGCCTCGTCAGATGTGAGAACTAGATCTCTTACATTCATCTCCTCCTTGATGTAAGATGAGAGAGACTCGAGATCTTGGAGATATTGAGGATCGCGATGAATGACAACGAGCGTCTTCAACGGAGTCTTGAGGCCGACTGCTCTTCTCTCGCGAGACACTCTGACCAGATCAATGACCCTCTGCATTCTAGCGACTCTGCGCTCGACAACCTCGTCGAACAACTCCTGGCGCACCTCGGGGAACGGCAAAAAGTGGACACTGCGCGCGTCTTCTGCCTCAGCCTCCTTAGGAATGAAGGGGCGGAGCTTTTGGTAAATTGTGTCGGTGATGAAGGGAGTGAAAGGAGCAAGGCCGCGGCATAGCGTGAAGATGACCTCGAATAGGGTGTTGAGCGCATGTTGGGTGTCCTCGACTCCATTCTCACCCTTGAGACGTCTTCGGTTCAGCTTGATGTACCAGTTCGTCGTGTTTTCAATGAGCCCGAGCAGACGCGGCACAACAGTATAAAGTCGATAGGCTAGTAGAAAAGGCATGTTAGCGAGGTTCGTGGACAAAGGTGTAAGAATCTCAACGTACCACTCATCTCCTGGTTGACGAATTGCAGCAAGCTCTGGCAGCTAGCTAAGATCCACCGATCCATCACGTTCTCGTTGTTCGACAGGGCCTTTGGACTCCAAGTGTAATCGATGCCCTCGACCTTCTTGAGCAGCGTCACTTGGCCTTCGAAGAATTTGTAGCTGTTCCAGAGAGGTAGTAGGACCTTTTGAACAACCTCCTTGACACCAGACTCCTTGAATCTCAGTGGTTCAGCACGCACAACTGGCGAGTTGATGAGATAGAGACGGAGAGCATCGGAACCGTATTTGTCCATGACCAAATCAGGAACTGGGTAGTTCTTGAGACGCTTCGACATCTTCTTTCCGTCCTCGGCCAAGACTATGCCATTGACAACACAGTTCTGGAATGGAATCTTGCCGAAAAGATGCGTGCCCAGGACAAGTAGGGTATAGAACCACCCTCTGGTCTGATCCAAGCCTTCGGCAATGAAGTCACCAGGGAACGACTTCTCGAATTTTTCAACGTTCTCGAAGGGGTAGTGCTGACTGGCGTATGGCATACTGCCAGATTCGAACCAACAATCGAACACTTCCTCAATGCGTCTCAAAGTTCCCTTTCCCATTTTGCTAGGAATCGTGATATGGTCGATGCTGTCTCGGTGTAGGTCAGACAGGTCTCCAGTGTAGCCACTCAGCTCACGCAACTCCTGCACGCTGCCGATACACACTCGCTCTTCCAAATCATCGCTGACCCAAAGTGGAATGGGAGTACCCCAGTAACGGTTTCGTGAGACGTTCCAGTCACGGGCGTTCTCGATCC encodes:
- a CDS encoding isoleucyl-tRNA synthetase; translation: MSIDFPKEEEAVLQRWREIKAFERQLELTKGKPLYTFYDGPPFATGLPHYGHLLASTIKDIIPRYWSMKGFHVERRFGWDTHGLPIEHEIDKKLGISGKAAVMQLGLKNYNAECRSIVMRYSGEWRHTVERLGRWIDFDNDYKTMDPTFMESEWWVFKQLFDKGAVYQGHRVMPYSTALTTALSNFEANQNYQDVSDPAIVISFPLIEDPETHLLAWTTTPWTLPSHLGLATHPDLEYIKILDEKSGKKYILLEKLLGTLYKDVKKAKFKILEKISGKAMLGWKYEPPFNYFYDEYKDVAFRVLNATYITDDSGTGIVHQAPAFGEDDYNVAVAAGIVTENRAPPDPIDDSGHFTSRVSDFAGMHVKEADKHIIKHLKGAGKIVVDSTLKHSYPMCYRSDTPLIYRAVPSWFVRIPEIIPQMLENIKGSHWVPSFVKERRFASWIENARDWNVSRNRYWGTPIPLWVSDDLEERVCIGSVQELRELSGYTGDLSDLHRDSIDHITIPSKMGKGTLRRIEEVFDCWFESGSMPYASQHYPFENVEKFEKSFPGDFIAEGLDQTRGWFYTLLVLGTHLFGKIPFQNCVVNGIVLAEDGKKMSKRLKNYPVPDLVMDKYGSDALRLYLINSPVVRAEPLRFKESGVKEVVQKVLLPLWNSYKFFEGQVTLLKKVEGIDYTWSPKALSNNENVMDRWILASCQSLLQFVNQEMSAYRLYTVVPRLLGLIENTTNWYIKLNRRRLKGENGVEDTQHALNTLFEVIFTLCRGLAPFTPFITDTIYQKLRPFIPKEAEAEDARSVHFLPFPEVRQELFDEVVERRVARMQRVIDLVRVSRERRAVGLKTPLKTLVVIHRDPQYLQDLESLSSYIKEEMNVRDLVLTSDEAKYNVQYSVTADWPVLGKKLKKDMARVKKALPTLGSDAVKEYSEKKVILVDGIKLEEGDLVVRRGLKEDESSKNLETNSDNDVLTILDAELHVELAHEGLAREIINRVQRLRKKAKLQPTDDIKMEYKVISDPDNIGLEEVFVSQTRVIEKALRRPVDKHEVTTVEGEVPNEKQKGIIAEEEQEVQHATFLLRLLEL